A genomic window from Streptomyces brevispora includes:
- a CDS encoding PmoA family protein, with protein MTTTALLSCAGRPVGRYTYLPAPGGRPYLHPVTTLGGTPVTEEHPADHLHHLGTSVAVPDVAGHNFWGGRTFVRDQGPTALDNHGVQRHLGWKLRDPDGFVEELSWEAGDTELLREHRTVAVAELSATAWALDFSFSLTNRGSSDLSIGSPATNGRPGAGYGGFFWRAPKEPSAPTVFSGFGDGEEAVHGRAADWVAMGGDGWTLVFAGATEETRQDPWFVRTTEYPGVGSSLAAAHRLPVPAGATVVRRVVTVIADGGLDRAAAAAYVRRAVTA; from the coding sequence GTGACGACCACCGCACTCCTGAGCTGCGCCGGCCGCCCGGTCGGCCGCTACACCTACCTCCCCGCCCCTGGCGGCCGCCCCTATCTGCACCCGGTCACCACCCTCGGCGGCACCCCGGTCACCGAGGAGCACCCGGCCGACCACCTCCACCACCTGGGCACCTCCGTCGCCGTGCCCGACGTGGCGGGGCACAACTTCTGGGGCGGCCGCACCTTCGTCCGCGACCAGGGCCCCACCGCGCTCGACAACCACGGGGTCCAGCGCCACCTCGGCTGGAAGCTCCGCGACCCGGACGGGTTCGTCGAGGAGCTCAGCTGGGAGGCCGGCGACACCGAGCTGCTGCGGGAGCACCGCACCGTCGCCGTCGCCGAACTCTCCGCCACCGCGTGGGCGCTGGACTTCTCCTTCTCGCTCACCAACCGCGGCAGCTCGGACCTGTCGATCGGCAGCCCCGCCACCAACGGCAGGCCGGGCGCCGGATACGGCGGCTTCTTCTGGCGCGCCCCCAAGGAGCCCTCGGCGCCCACCGTGTTCAGCGGCTTCGGGGACGGCGAGGAGGCAGTGCACGGGCGCGCCGCCGACTGGGTCGCGATGGGCGGCGACGGCTGGACCCTGGTGTTCGCGGGGGCGACCGAGGAGACCCGGCAGGACCCGTGGTTCGTGCGGACCACCGAGTACCCCGGCGTCGGCTCGTCCCTCGCCGCCGCCCACCGGCTTCCCGTCCCGGCCGGTGCCACCGTCGTACGCCGGGTCGTCACCGTCATCGCCGACGGCGGCCTCGACCGGGCGGCGGCGGCCGCCTACGTGCGCCGGGCGGTGACCGCGTGA
- a CDS encoding cytochrome P450, protein MSSDTLFDRITAYENRADPYPLYAELRESKVARQHDGSYLVGTYDEITALLHDPRVSSDPRNLTDPDESVFRDDSLPPAFIAVDDPEHDRLRRLAMRPFGPPHTPGRIDALRDDITAIARELITGLLGKDRIDLVEDFAYPLPVTVICRLLGVPHDDIPRMHAWTTTIITSLDLTPGQDRHEKRQTALEARRQMAGYFGELARNRRGRPSDDMLSALVNDSGSDGPLTETEVMTTAVLLLIAGHETTVNLITNGMLTLLRHPEELARLRREPELMPAAVEELLRYEPPVQLLPRRTPLADIEIAGTTIPKGATLILVLASGNRDPLRFSDPDRFDPTRRDNQHLGFGSGVHNCYGAPLARVETQIALTELLSSLGPLQLDAGPPPYRRSPVLRGPRHLLVTQGPGTSSAP, encoded by the coding sequence ATGAGCTCGGACACGCTCTTCGACCGGATCACCGCCTACGAGAACCGGGCCGACCCCTACCCCCTCTACGCCGAACTGCGCGAGAGCAAGGTCGCACGGCAGCACGACGGCAGCTATCTCGTGGGCACGTACGACGAGATCACCGCCCTGCTCCATGACCCGCGGGTCAGCTCCGACCCCCGCAACCTCACGGACCCGGATGAATCGGTGTTCCGCGACGACAGCCTGCCGCCGGCCTTCATCGCGGTCGACGACCCGGAACACGACCGGCTCCGCCGCCTCGCGATGCGCCCCTTCGGCCCGCCCCACACACCCGGCCGCATCGACGCCCTGCGCGACGACATCACCGCCATCGCCCGTGAACTCATCACCGGACTCCTCGGCAAGGACCGCATCGATCTCGTCGAGGATTTCGCCTACCCGCTCCCCGTCACCGTCATCTGCCGCCTCCTCGGTGTGCCCCACGACGACATTCCCCGCATGCACGCCTGGACCACCACCATCATCACCAGCCTCGACCTCACACCCGGTCAGGACCGGCACGAAAAGCGGCAGACCGCCCTCGAAGCCCGCAGGCAGATGGCCGGCTACTTCGGGGAACTCGCCCGGAACCGACGCGGTCGTCCCAGCGACGACATGCTCTCCGCACTGGTCAACGACTCCGGCTCCGACGGCCCCCTCACCGAGACGGAGGTGATGACCACAGCGGTACTACTCCTCATCGCCGGGCACGAGACGACCGTCAACCTCATCACCAACGGCATGCTCACTCTCCTGCGCCACCCCGAAGAGCTCGCACGGCTGCGCCGCGAGCCCGAACTGATGCCGGCGGCGGTGGAGGAACTCCTGCGCTACGAGCCCCCCGTCCAGCTGCTGCCGCGGCGTACCCCGCTCGCCGACATCGAGATCGCGGGCACCACCATCCCCAAGGGCGCGACCCTGATCCTCGTCCTCGCCTCCGGGAACCGTGATCCGCTGCGCTTCAGCGACCCCGACCGCTTCGATCCGACCCGCCGGGACAACCAGCATCTCGGTTTCGGCAGCGGAGTCCACAACTGCTACGGCGCACCGCTCGCCCGCGTCGAGACACAGATCGCGCTGACCGAACTCCTCAGCAGCCTCGGTCCTCTCCAGCTGGACGCGGGCCCGCCTCCGTACCGCCGCAGCCCGGTCCTCCGCGGCCCCCGCCACCTGCTGGTCACGCAGGGGCCGGGGACCTCGTCCGCCCCCTGA
- a CDS encoding carbohydrate ABC transporter permease: MTAALAEKNGTDSAHPPAPHTRPPAARRRREPGRERAFDEVPRWQIYVPLGIYLVFTLIPFYWMLLFAVRPAGSTSLVPWPMTGEHFSKVWNERSFAVFFQNSMIVGVCTLISTTLVALAGGYALARFNFKIKNAFMLALLCSQFIPGALMLVPLFEIFKNLRMINSLGSVVIAETVFQLPLSIILISGFIKNVPVSLEEAAWVDGCSRLRAFCAVVLPLLRPGLIAVGSFAFVHSWNHFLFALMFLSEQDKQTIPVGLNTLIGADSVDLGALAAGGVIAAVPVVIVFAFIQKWLITGFSAGAVKG, encoded by the coding sequence GTGACTGCCGCACTGGCCGAGAAGAACGGCACCGACTCCGCACACCCGCCCGCGCCGCACACCCGCCCGCCCGCCGCGCGCCGGCGCCGCGAACCGGGCCGCGAGCGCGCCTTCGACGAGGTGCCGCGCTGGCAGATCTACGTACCGCTCGGCATCTACCTGGTCTTCACCCTCATCCCGTTCTACTGGATGCTCCTCTTCGCCGTGCGCCCCGCCGGGTCCACCTCGCTGGTGCCGTGGCCGATGACCGGGGAGCACTTCTCCAAAGTCTGGAACGAGCGCAGCTTCGCCGTCTTCTTCCAGAACAGCATGATCGTCGGGGTCTGCACCCTGATCAGCACCACGCTCGTCGCACTGGCCGGCGGCTACGCCCTCGCCCGGTTCAACTTCAAGATCAAGAACGCCTTCATGCTGGCGCTGCTCTGCTCGCAGTTCATCCCGGGCGCGCTGATGCTCGTACCGCTCTTCGAGATCTTCAAGAACCTCCGGATGATCAACTCCCTGGGGAGCGTGGTCATCGCCGAGACGGTCTTCCAGCTGCCGCTGTCGATCATCCTGATCAGCGGATTCATCAAGAACGTGCCCGTCTCGCTGGAGGAGGCCGCCTGGGTGGACGGCTGCTCGCGCCTGCGTGCCTTCTGCGCGGTGGTGCTGCCGCTGCTGCGCCCGGGGCTGATCGCCGTCGGCTCGTTCGCCTTCGTGCACAGCTGGAACCACTTCCTGTTCGCCCTGATGTTCCTCAGCGAGCAGGACAAGCAGACGATCCCGGTGGGCCTGAACACCCTGATCGGCGCGGACAGCGTCGATCTGGGGGCGCTCGCCGCGGGCGGTGTGATCGCCGCGGTCCCCGTGGTGATCGTCTTCGCCTTCATCCAGAAATGGCTGATCACCGGCTTCAGCGCCGGCGCCGTGAAGGGCTGA
- a CDS encoding ferredoxin → MQIIVDLNRCQAYAQCVFLAPEVFELHGEEALMYLSAVPPEQQEHVRRAVAACPVQAILPGELASIDDR, encoded by the coding sequence ATGCAGATCATTGTCGACCTCAACCGCTGCCAGGCGTATGCGCAGTGTGTGTTCCTGGCGCCGGAGGTCTTCGAACTCCATGGCGAGGAGGCGCTGATGTATCTGTCGGCCGTCCCCCCGGAACAGCAGGAACATGTGCGGCGGGCAGTGGCGGCCTGCCCCGTTCAGGCCATCCTCCCCGGTGAGCTCGCGAGTATCGATGACCGGTGA
- a CDS encoding pectate lyase family protein: MPARMCHARAIALVMGCASLALAVSVPAQATGHHRGPGHPAPRHSGIERAALARGDGWAAAEGSTTGGANATRDHIYTVSDRAELIAAFADAGDAPKIVRIDGTIHGNADAAGDPIDCEAYWTDGYTLDKYLAAYDPATWGTTEVPSGPLEKARLASAALQKAAVEVNVPSNTTIVGVGDDATVIGASLQVRNVSNVIVRNISFEDTYDCFPQWDPTDTEKGAWNSEYDNLVVTGSSHVWVDHNTFSDGDRHDSDQPHYYGQLFQQHDGLFDIVRGADLVTVSWNILKNHDKTMLIGNSDSAATAAVDRGKLRVTLHHNLFQDLNERAPRVRFGAVDSYNNHFVATAGSAYGYSYGVGMESRIVAEHNAFTLAAQADPATVIKKWKDSPITAEDNYVNGRRTDLIAVHNAGVPGEQLTRGAGWTPVLRTRIDNPRAVPGIVDRGAGAGRPR, encoded by the coding sequence ATGCCCGCACGTATGTGTCATGCTCGTGCCATTGCTCTGGTGATGGGCTGCGCCTCACTGGCCCTCGCCGTGTCGGTGCCCGCCCAGGCCACCGGACACCACCGGGGCCCCGGCCACCCCGCCCCCCGGCACAGCGGCATCGAGCGTGCCGCACTCGCCAGGGGCGACGGCTGGGCCGCCGCCGAGGGCTCCACCACCGGTGGCGCCAACGCGACCCGCGACCACATCTACACCGTCTCCGACCGGGCCGAACTCATCGCCGCCTTCGCCGACGCGGGCGACGCGCCCAAGATCGTCCGGATCGACGGCACCATTCACGGCAACGCCGACGCGGCCGGCGACCCGATCGACTGCGAGGCCTACTGGACCGACGGCTACACCCTCGACAAGTACCTCGCCGCCTACGACCCGGCGACCTGGGGCACCACGGAAGTACCCAGCGGACCCCTGGAGAAGGCCCGACTCGCCTCCGCCGCGCTCCAGAAGGCCGCCGTCGAGGTAAACGTCCCCTCCAACACCACCATCGTCGGCGTCGGCGACGATGCCACCGTGATCGGCGCCAGCCTTCAGGTGCGGAACGTCTCGAACGTCATCGTCCGCAACATCTCCTTCGAGGACACCTACGACTGCTTCCCGCAGTGGGACCCCACCGACACCGAGAAGGGTGCCTGGAACTCCGAGTACGACAACCTCGTCGTCACCGGCTCCAGCCACGTCTGGGTCGACCACAACACCTTCAGCGACGGCGACCGCCACGACTCCGACCAGCCGCACTACTACGGCCAGTTGTTCCAGCAGCACGACGGGCTGTTCGACATCGTGCGCGGCGCCGACCTCGTCACCGTCTCCTGGAACATCCTCAAGAACCACGACAAGACCATGCTCATCGGCAACAGCGACAGCGCGGCCACCGCCGCCGTCGACCGCGGCAAGCTCCGCGTCACCCTGCACCACAACCTCTTCCAGGACCTCAACGAGCGCGCGCCGAGGGTCCGCTTCGGCGCCGTCGACTCGTACAACAACCACTTCGTCGCGACCGCGGGCAGCGCCTACGGCTACAGCTACGGCGTGGGCATGGAGTCCCGGATCGTCGCCGAGCACAACGCCTTCACCCTGGCCGCGCAGGCCGACCCGGCCACCGTCATCAAGAAGTGGAAGGACTCCCCGATCACCGCCGAGGACAACTACGTCAACGGCCGCAGGACCGACCTCATCGCCGTCCACAACGCGGGCGTCCCCGGGGAGCAGCTCACCCGGGGCGCCGGCTGGACCCCGGTCCTGCGCACCCGGATCGACAACCCGCGCGCCGTCCCGGGCATCGTCGACCGGGGAGCCGGGGCGGGCCGCCCGCGCTGA
- a CDS encoding Gfo/Idh/MocA family protein, whose amino-acid sequence MNTHTTPLPIVLAGARGHGRRHLDNIRRLQDQGLVRLAGVCELNPLDASELAAFAGELPQQSVDFGALLDSTGARAAVICTPIQTHTELALTAAGRGVHLLLEKPPAATRSDFERILTGVRNAGIACQVGFQSLGSHAVPAIRELVRTGAIGTVRGYGAAGAWVRDDIYYRRAPWAGRRRIGDTDVVDGALTNPLAHAVATALELAGSGAAQDIAGVETELFRAHDIEADDTSCVRITTTSGLPVTVAVTLCAEQAGEPYVIVHGDRGRITFWYKQDRVLVQRAGHGPQETLHGRTDLLENLVDHLTHGTALLVPPHRTGAFMRVVEAVRNAPEPLALPSGAWHTAPATTGGTRRVVRGIDAAVAAGAETLRLFSELGVPWALPTEVSSS is encoded by the coding sequence ATGAACACGCACACCACCCCGCTGCCGATCGTCCTCGCGGGCGCCCGCGGCCACGGGCGCCGACACCTCGACAACATCCGCCGCCTCCAGGACCAGGGCCTCGTCCGGCTCGCCGGAGTCTGCGAACTCAACCCGCTCGACGCAAGCGAACTCGCCGCCTTCGCCGGTGAACTCCCCCAGCAGTCAGTCGACTTCGGGGCACTCCTGGACTCCACCGGGGCCCGCGCCGCCGTCATCTGCACCCCCATCCAGACCCATACCGAACTGGCGCTCACCGCCGCCGGACGCGGCGTCCACCTCCTGCTGGAGAAACCGCCCGCCGCGACCCGGTCCGATTTCGAGCGGATCCTGACCGGGGTACGGAACGCCGGCATCGCCTGCCAGGTGGGCTTCCAGTCCCTCGGCTCGCACGCCGTGCCCGCCATCCGCGAACTCGTCCGCACCGGCGCCATCGGCACCGTCCGGGGCTACGGGGCCGCGGGCGCCTGGGTCCGCGACGACATCTACTACCGGCGGGCGCCCTGGGCCGGACGGCGGCGGATCGGCGACACCGACGTGGTCGACGGGGCGCTGACCAACCCGCTCGCGCACGCCGTCGCCACCGCCCTCGAACTCGCCGGCAGCGGAGCGGCACAGGACATCGCCGGAGTCGAGACCGAGCTCTTCCGCGCCCACGACATCGAGGCGGACGACACCTCCTGCGTACGCATCACCACCACGTCCGGGCTGCCGGTCACCGTCGCCGTCACGCTCTGCGCCGAACAGGCCGGGGAACCCTATGTGATCGTCCACGGCGACCGCGGCCGGATCACCTTCTGGTACAAGCAGGACCGGGTCCTCGTCCAGCGCGCCGGACACGGCCCCCAGGAGACCCTGCACGGACGCACCGACCTCCTGGAGAACCTCGTCGACCACCTGACGCACGGCACGGCGCTGCTGGTACCGCCGCACCGCACCGGTGCGTTCATGCGGGTCGTCGAAGCCGTACGGAACGCCCCCGAACCGCTCGCCCTGCCGTCCGGCGCCTGGCACACCGCACCCGCGACCACCGGCGGCACCCGCCGGGTGGTGCGCGGCATCGACGCGGCCGTCGCGGCGGGCGCCGAAACCCTCAGGCTCTTCTCCGAACTCGGCGTCCCCTGGGCGCTCCCCACAGAGGTGAGTTCATCGTGA
- a CDS encoding carbohydrate ABC transporter permease, which translates to MAQAAAVATPPKVPRRRSANPRRLPYLLIAPAGLLMLGFIAYPVAGVFYYSLQNYNVTKPWRNGFAGLDNFTRIFTEDDQFWTTLGFSAQWVVTQVALQLTLGLALALIVNQTFIGRGISRAMVFSPWAVSGVLTSTIWILLYNSSTGFSRYLADAGIGDYGTSVLSDTGTVFWAATVAELWRGVPFFAILILADLQSVSKELYEAASVDGAGRLRQFFHITLPHLRDAIVLATLLRGVWEFNNVDLLYTLTGGGPAGETTTLPLYVANTGIDGHDFGYASALTTVAFVILLLCSIVYLRLSKFGGDHK; encoded by the coding sequence ATGGCCCAAGCCGCCGCTGTGGCCACACCGCCCAAGGTGCCCAGGCGCCGCTCCGCGAACCCACGCCGGCTCCCGTATCTGCTGATCGCCCCCGCGGGGCTGCTGATGCTGGGCTTCATCGCCTACCCGGTGGCCGGCGTCTTCTACTACAGCCTGCAGAACTACAACGTCACCAAGCCGTGGCGGAACGGCTTCGCGGGCCTCGACAACTTCACCCGGATCTTCACCGAGGACGACCAGTTCTGGACCACGCTGGGCTTCAGCGCCCAGTGGGTGGTCACCCAGGTCGCGCTCCAGCTCACCCTCGGACTCGCCCTCGCCCTGATCGTCAACCAGACCTTCATCGGCCGCGGCATCTCCCGCGCCATGGTCTTCTCGCCGTGGGCCGTGTCCGGCGTGCTGACCAGCACCATCTGGATCCTGCTCTACAACTCCTCGACCGGCTTCAGCCGTTACCTCGCGGACGCCGGGATCGGCGACTACGGCACCTCCGTGCTCTCCGACACCGGAACCGTCTTCTGGGCCGCGACCGTCGCCGAACTCTGGCGCGGGGTCCCCTTCTTCGCCATCCTCATCCTCGCCGACCTGCAGTCCGTCTCCAAGGAGCTGTACGAGGCGGCGTCCGTCGACGGCGCCGGGCGGCTGCGCCAGTTCTTCCACATCACGCTGCCGCACCTGCGGGACGCGATCGTCCTCGCCACCCTGCTGCGCGGCGTCTGGGAGTTCAACAACGTCGACCTGCTCTACACCCTCACCGGAGGCGGACCGGCGGGCGAGACCACCACCCTGCCGCTCTACGTCGCCAACACCGGCATCGACGGCCACGACTTCGGATACGCCTCCGCGCTCACCACCGTCGCCTTCGTGATCCTCCTCCTCTGCTCGATCGTCTATCTGCGCCTGAGCAAGTTCGGAGGCGACCACAAGTGA
- a CDS encoding NAD(P)/FAD-dependent oxidoreductase: protein MTGEPRGGRIVVVGASLAGLRAAEALRAKGFAGELTIVGDEPRPPYDRPPLSKQVLLGRVRAQDVGLPRRRAVAARWRLGVSATGLDPSVKRVLLADGDRLRYDRLLIATGTRARPWPHPEQAALDGVLTLRTVDDAGRLADRLDAGPRRVLVIGAGFTGSEIASACRERGLDVTVVERGPAPLVGALGGKLGALAADAQRAHGVDLRCGVTVSELRGTDGRLTGAELSDGGRIDADVAVVALGAVRNTEWLTGSGLAAGSRGVACDAGCRAFDMYGIVTDDVFVAGDVARFPHPLFEYQMLSLEHWGNAVAQAEVAAHNMVSAGPDRRPHLTVPAFWSSQFGLNIKSVGVPTFSDQVMIAQGSPQEGRLVAVYGYRGRVTAAVSVNRAKWLEHYRHLIESGAPFPPGPGAADGPPAPVPVPSDVPDPAALSHGPTVALTGHLPDRRLAVVHRGGPADQHSHDQEQP from the coding sequence ATGACCGGTGAGCCGCGCGGCGGGCGGATCGTCGTCGTCGGGGCGTCGCTGGCCGGGCTGCGGGCGGCCGAGGCCCTACGGGCGAAGGGGTTCGCCGGTGAGCTGACCATCGTCGGGGACGAACCACGGCCCCCGTACGACAGGCCGCCGCTGTCCAAGCAGGTGCTTCTCGGCCGGGTTCGGGCACAGGACGTCGGCCTGCCGCGCCGCAGGGCGGTGGCCGCGCGGTGGCGGCTCGGGGTGTCGGCCACCGGCCTCGACCCTTCCGTGAAACGCGTGCTGCTCGCCGATGGCGATCGGCTGCGCTACGACCGGTTGCTGATCGCCACCGGGACCCGGGCACGTCCCTGGCCGCACCCGGAGCAGGCCGCACTGGACGGGGTCCTCACGCTGCGCACCGTCGACGACGCCGGCCGGCTGGCCGATCGCCTGGACGCCGGACCCCGCCGGGTCCTGGTGATCGGCGCCGGATTCACCGGGTCGGAGATCGCCTCGGCCTGCCGGGAACGTGGCCTCGACGTCACGGTCGTCGAACGGGGGCCCGCACCGCTGGTCGGTGCGCTCGGGGGGAAGCTGGGCGCACTCGCCGCCGACGCGCAGCGCGCACACGGGGTCGACCTGCGCTGCGGGGTGACCGTCAGCGAGCTCCGTGGCACCGACGGCCGTCTCACGGGCGCGGAGCTGTCCGACGGCGGCCGGATCGACGCCGATGTCGCCGTTGTCGCGCTGGGCGCCGTCCGCAACACGGAGTGGCTGACCGGTTCGGGGCTCGCGGCCGGTTCCCGGGGCGTGGCCTGTGACGCGGGCTGCCGTGCCTTCGACATGTACGGGATCGTGACCGACGACGTCTTCGTCGCGGGTGACGTGGCCCGCTTCCCGCATCCTCTCTTCGAGTACCAGATGCTCTCCCTCGAACACTGGGGCAACGCGGTCGCCCAGGCCGAGGTGGCCGCCCACAACATGGTCAGCGCGGGGCCGGACAGACGTCCGCACCTGACCGTTCCGGCGTTCTGGTCGAGCCAGTTCGGCCTGAACATCAAGTCCGTGGGTGTGCCGACCTTCTCCGACCAGGTGATGATCGCGCAGGGCTCGCCGCAGGAGGGCCGGCTGGTCGCGGTCTACGGCTACCGGGGACGCGTCACGGCGGCGGTCAGTGTGAACCGCGCGAAATGGCTGGAGCACTACCGGCACCTGATCGAGTCGGGCGCGCCCTTCCCGCCCGGTCCCGGAGCGGCCGACGGCCCGCCGGCCCCCGTGCCCGTCCCCTCCGACGTCCCGGACCCCGCAGCGCTCTCGCACGGTCCCACCGTTGCCCTCACCGGCCATCTGCCCGACCGGCGCCTGGCCGTCGTCCACCGGGGCGGCCCGGCGGACCAGCACTCTCATGACCAGGAGCAGCCATGA
- a CDS encoding ABC transporter substrate-binding protein, giving the protein MNISKTQRGRAAAAVSVAAVLALTATACGDDGTQSGTEGSGKGDITFWDNNGGPRTAIWTEIIKDFEKKNPGIKVKYVPIPITDVQSKYDTAIAGGGLPDVGGVGTAYLANMVAQEALEPLTDRIKDSALKGRLVEGMVESVKDAGGRGDDMYTVPTSANNGAIWYRTDLFKAAGLDAPTTWADFYKAADRLTDSKKNKFGYTIRGGAGSIAQAMDAAYGQSGITEFWNGDKTTLNDPKNVAALEKYVALYKKATPAADLNNDFTKMVAQWDTGTIGMLSHNLGSYQDHLKALGKEKFAGIPNPVGDGGTRVQVSNPVDGLGLFRSSKNKTAAWKFIEFAASHASNSKWNESAGAIPANTEAAKDPWISETAPTELAAKALTDGSTKIVQLPYYLPDWNNISKADNEPEFQKLLLGKVTTKAFLDKIADELNKAQAEWKRIGNG; this is encoded by the coding sequence ATGAATATCTCGAAGACGCAGCGGGGGCGTGCCGCGGCGGCCGTGTCCGTCGCGGCGGTACTCGCCCTGACCGCCACCGCCTGCGGTGACGACGGCACCCAGAGCGGCACCGAGGGCAGCGGCAAGGGCGACATCACCTTCTGGGACAACAACGGCGGTCCACGCACCGCCATCTGGACCGAGATCATCAAGGACTTCGAGAAGAAGAACCCGGGCATCAAGGTCAAGTACGTGCCGATCCCGATCACCGACGTGCAGTCCAAGTACGACACGGCCATCGCGGGCGGCGGACTGCCGGACGTGGGCGGCGTGGGCACGGCCTACCTCGCCAACATGGTCGCGCAGGAGGCCCTCGAGCCGCTCACCGACCGGATCAAGGACTCCGCGCTGAAGGGCAGGCTCGTCGAGGGCATGGTCGAGAGCGTCAAGGACGCGGGCGGCCGGGGCGACGACATGTACACGGTGCCGACCTCCGCGAACAACGGCGCGATCTGGTACCGCACTGACCTGTTCAAGGCCGCGGGCCTCGACGCACCCACCACCTGGGCCGACTTCTACAAGGCGGCCGACAGGCTCACCGACAGCAAGAAGAACAAGTTCGGCTACACCATCCGCGGCGGCGCGGGCTCCATCGCCCAGGCCATGGACGCGGCGTACGGCCAGTCCGGCATCACGGAGTTCTGGAACGGCGACAAAACGACCCTCAACGACCCGAAGAACGTCGCCGCGCTGGAGAAGTACGTCGCGCTCTACAAGAAGGCGACGCCCGCGGCCGACCTCAACAACGACTTCACCAAGATGGTCGCCCAGTGGGACACCGGCACCATCGGGATGCTCAGTCACAACCTCGGCTCCTACCAGGACCACCTGAAGGCACTGGGCAAGGAGAAGTTCGCCGGGATCCCCAACCCGGTCGGCGACGGGGGCACCCGGGTCCAGGTCTCCAACCCGGTCGACGGTCTCGGTCTGTTCCGGTCGAGCAAGAACAAGACGGCCGCCTGGAAGTTCATCGAGTTCGCCGCCTCGCACGCGTCGAACAGCAAGTGGAACGAGTCCGCGGGCGCCATCCCGGCCAACACCGAGGCCGCCAAGGATCCGTGGATCAGTGAGACCGCGCCGACCGAGCTCGCCGCGAAGGCCCTCACCGACGGTTCCACCAAGATCGTGCAGCTGCCGTACTACCTGCCCGACTGGAACAACATCAGCAAGGCGGACAACGAGCCGGAGTTCCAGAAGCTGCTGCTCGGCAAGGTCACGACCAAGGCCTTCCTGGACAAGATCGCCGACGAGCTGAACAAGGCCCAGGCGGAGTGGAAGAGGATCGGCAACGGCTGA